Proteins encoded by one window of Serratia nevei:
- a CDS encoding ABC transporter ATP-binding protein codes for MIQGLRIENFSAGYPKRPVIDDLSVPMLPRGQITVLLGPNGSGKSTLLRSLAGLNPAQGKLWLDDGDLMQMPFARRAEKVVYLPQSLPAGVHLHVLESIIVAQRASGGRSNAGSEGEVMALLEQLGIAHLALSYLDQLSGGQKQLVGLAQSLIRQPSLLLLDEPLSALDLNYQFHVMDLVRRETRKRNIVTVVVVHDINIALRHGDHVLMLQDGDLIADGAPEQVITPQSLARVYGVRGRIERCSQGTPQVLIDGLVNQPTI; via the coding sequence ATGATCCAGGGCTTACGAATAGAAAACTTCTCGGCGGGCTACCCGAAGCGCCCGGTGATCGACGATCTCTCGGTACCGATGCTGCCACGCGGGCAAATCACCGTGCTGCTGGGGCCGAACGGCAGCGGCAAATCGACGCTGCTGCGCTCGCTGGCCGGGCTGAACCCGGCGCAGGGCAAGCTGTGGCTGGACGACGGCGATCTGATGCAGATGCCGTTCGCCCGTCGGGCGGAGAAAGTGGTCTATCTGCCGCAGTCGCTGCCCGCCGGGGTGCATCTGCACGTGCTGGAGTCGATCATCGTGGCGCAGCGCGCCTCGGGCGGCCGCAGCAACGCCGGCAGCGAAGGGGAAGTGATGGCCCTGCTGGAGCAGTTGGGCATCGCGCACCTGGCGCTGAGCTACCTCGATCAACTGTCCGGCGGCCAGAAACAGCTGGTGGGATTGGCGCAGTCGCTGATCCGTCAGCCCTCGCTGTTGCTGCTGGATGAGCCGCTGAGCGCGCTCGATCTCAACTATCAGTTCCACGTGATGGATTTGGTGCGCCGCGAAACCCGCAAGCGCAATATCGTGACGGTGGTGGTAGTGCATGACATCAACATCGCGCTGCGCCACGGCGACCACGTGCTGATGCTGCAGGATGGCGATCTGATCGCCGACGGTGCGCCGGAGCAGGTGATTACGCCGCAGAGCCTGGCACGGGTCTACGGCGTGCGCGGGCGCATCGAACGCTGCTCGCAGGGCACGCCGCAGGTGCTGATAGACGGGCTGGTAAACCAGCCGACGATTTAA
- a CDS encoding FecCD family ABC transporter permease gives MSVSTDPMTEAKGQPDAGVMGRYQHILRHRLLMMGVLALAILGSLLLDFTMGPSGLSLSSLWQTLLDPAAADAGTRVIVWDIRLPYALMAVVVGFALGLAGAEMQTILNNPLASPFTLGVSSAAAFGAALAIVLGIGIPGIPDQWFISANAFIFALFAALMLDGITRWTRVATSGVVLFGIALVFTFNALVSMMQFIASEDTLQGLVFWTMGSLARASWDKLGILFGVFVVLLPLSMMSSWKLTALRLGEDRAVSFGIDVRRLRLATLLRISILSALAVAFVGPIGFIGLVAPHIARMIFGEDHRFYLPASALIGALVLSMASVASKNLVPGVIIPVGIVTSLVGVPFFLSIILRHRGNV, from the coding sequence ATGAGCGTATCCACCGATCCCATGACTGAAGCCAAGGGGCAACCCGACGCCGGCGTGATGGGGCGTTATCAGCATATTCTTCGCCATCGCCTGTTGATGATGGGCGTGTTGGCACTGGCAATCCTGGGCTCGCTGCTGCTGGATTTCACCATGGGGCCGTCCGGGCTGTCGCTGTCGTCCTTATGGCAAACGCTGCTCGATCCCGCCGCGGCCGATGCCGGCACGCGGGTGATCGTCTGGGACATCCGCTTGCCTTACGCGCTGATGGCGGTGGTGGTGGGCTTTGCGCTCGGCCTGGCCGGGGCGGAAATGCAGACCATCCTGAATAACCCGCTGGCCAGCCCCTTTACCCTCGGCGTGTCTTCCGCCGCGGCCTTTGGCGCCGCGCTGGCGATCGTGCTCGGCATCGGCATTCCGGGCATTCCCGATCAGTGGTTCATCTCCGCCAACGCCTTTATCTTTGCGCTGTTCGCCGCGCTGATGCTCGACGGCATCACGCGCTGGACGCGGGTCGCCACCTCCGGCGTGGTGCTGTTCGGCATCGCGCTGGTGTTTACCTTCAACGCGCTGGTATCGATGATGCAGTTCATCGCCAGCGAGGACACGCTGCAGGGGCTGGTGTTCTGGACCATGGGCAGTCTGGCGCGCGCCTCGTGGGACAAGCTGGGCATCCTGTTCGGCGTATTCGTCGTGCTGCTGCCGCTGTCGATGATGAGCTCGTGGAAACTGACCGCGCTGCGTCTGGGTGAAGATCGGGCGGTGAGCTTCGGTATCGATGTGCGCCGTCTGCGGCTGGCCACGCTGCTGCGCATCAGCATTCTCTCGGCGCTGGCGGTGGCCTTCGTCGGGCCGATCGGCTTTATCGGCCTGGTGGCGCCGCACATCGCCCGCATGATCTTCGGCGAAGATCACCGCTTCTATCTGCCGGCCAGCGCGCTGATTGGCGCGCTGGTGCTGTCGATGGCCTCGGTGGCGTCGAAAAATCTGGTGCCCGGGGTGATCATTCCGGTGGGCATCGTCACGTCGCTGGTCGGGGTGCCGTTCTTCCTGAGCATTATTCTGCGCCACCGGGGGAACGTATGA
- a CDS encoding GGDEF domain-containing protein — MRSPSPAVTPKRPALLNWLLYSPLHADDEPFQRQLRLTLTPSPLTPWLNAVGPAALLVGYAWLNQRLVGIGLLLLLLLLTAGRAGLAQRRQPAWPDAMLVTVLLWMLLVGASAALAMLSGRFVLILFAGLTITALACWLMQRHAAAPRFALLEVIALTLPYLLAAPLSRVQNLFVLADLAPLWLVLAHGMIARYHRQRVQHVTLAWEKQQASHRDRLTGFLNRAGGEVVMRSICRPAAAQTISHLFILEFGPLAALYQSHGVQIGDDVLRTVGERLKTLIRPSDYVCRYTGGLFLILVHDLPYGAESEFLARIVPPLEAPYDFGAFGEVNMQLNAGILALTQDYATVEDLMSSAQQALAEAKGGKK; from the coding sequence ATGAGAAGTCCATCTCCGGCGGTAACGCCCAAACGCCCGGCGCTGCTGAACTGGCTGTTGTACAGCCCGCTGCACGCCGACGACGAGCCGTTTCAACGCCAGCTGCGGCTCACGCTGACGCCCTCTCCCCTCACCCCCTGGCTGAATGCCGTGGGGCCGGCGGCGCTGTTGGTGGGGTATGCCTGGCTGAACCAGCGGCTGGTCGGCATCGGTTTGCTGCTGCTGCTGTTGCTGTTAACCGCCGGACGCGCCGGGTTGGCGCAGCGGCGCCAACCCGCCTGGCCGGACGCCATGCTGGTGACGGTGCTGCTGTGGATGCTGCTGGTCGGCGCCAGCGCCGCGCTGGCGATGCTGTCAGGCCGCTTCGTTTTAATCCTGTTCGCCGGGCTGACGATCACCGCCCTGGCCTGCTGGCTGATGCAGCGCCACGCCGCCGCGCCGCGCTTCGCGCTGCTTGAGGTGATCGCGCTGACGCTGCCCTACCTGCTGGCGGCACCGCTGTCGCGCGTGCAAAACCTGTTTGTCCTGGCGGACCTCGCGCCGCTGTGGCTGGTGCTGGCCCATGGCATGATCGCTCGCTACCACCGTCAGCGGGTACAGCACGTCACGCTGGCTTGGGAGAAGCAGCAGGCGTCGCACCGCGATCGCCTGACCGGCTTCCTCAACCGAGCGGGCGGCGAGGTGGTGATGCGCAGCATCTGCCGCCCCGCAGCGGCGCAGACGATCTCCCACCTGTTCATTCTTGAGTTCGGTCCGCTGGCTGCGCTCTACCAAAGCCACGGCGTCCAGATTGGCGATGACGTGCTGCGCACCGTCGGCGAGCGCCTCAAGACGCTGATCCGCCCCAGCGACTACGTCTGCCGCTATACCGGCGGCCTGTTTTTGATACTGGTGCACGATCTGCCCTACGGCGCGGAAAGCGAGTTCCTCGCGCGCATCGTGCCGCCGCTGGAGGCGCCCTACGATTTTGGCGCATTCGGCGAGGTGAACATGCAGCTCAACGCC